A window of Borrelia sp. A-FGy1 contains these coding sequences:
- a CDS encoding lactate permease LctP family transporter, which produces MNSYDFMKALVPILIIIIGLGIIKKPAYYVIPICLMVTIALVLFDKKLGIANTSLAILEGTIMGIWPIVIVIIAAIFTYKMAESQDDMKIIKSMLSNISSDKRIIVLLVAWGFGNFLEGVAGYGTAVAIPVSILIAMGFEPIFACIICLIMNTSSTAYGSVGIPIISLAQSTGLDVKLLSSDIALQLFFPTIIIPFILVMLVGGGIKGIFILTLLSGLSIAISQVYISRALGPELPGILGSIISMIITTIYVKFFEKKDTVNTNTKLHPKQCFLACLPYILIVTFIITVSPLFYSINKYLSSNFKTIIEVYPGSAPLHFKWITSPGLLIILATVVSYSIRRVSIFEQLKTFILTLKKMALSSFVIICTVSISRLMTHSGMIKTLADGISIITGTFYPLFSPLIGALGTFLTGSDTVSNVLFGNLQTQIAENINTNPYWLAAANTTGATGGKMISPQNITIATTTAGLIGQEGKLLSKIITYAFFYIVISGILVYFL; this is translated from the coding sequence ATGAACTCTTATGATTTCATGAAAGCATTAGTACCAATATTAATAATAATAATTGGGCTTGGGATAATAAAAAAACCAGCCTACTACGTAATACCAATATGTTTAATGGTAACGATTGCATTAGTTTTGTTTGACAAAAAATTAGGAATAGCAAATACAAGTCTTGCAATACTTGAAGGAACAATAATGGGAATATGGCCAATAGTTATTGTAATTATTGCTGCTATTTTCACTTATAAAATGGCTGAAAGCCAAGATGACATGAAAATTATAAAGTCAATGTTATCTAATATATCCTCTGATAAGCGAATAATCGTTTTACTTGTAGCATGGGGATTTGGTAATTTTTTAGAAGGAGTTGCCGGGTACGGAACTGCTGTTGCAATTCCAGTATCAATACTAATAGCAATGGGATTCGAACCAATCTTTGCTTGTATTATATGTCTAATTATGAACACGTCTTCTACTGCATATGGTTCTGTAGGGATTCCTATAATATCCCTTGCTCAATCAACAGGATTAGATGTTAAATTATTATCATCAGATATTGCTTTACAACTATTTTTCCCAACAATCATTATACCATTTATATTAGTAATGCTAGTAGGAGGAGGAATTAAAGGCATATTTATACTCACACTTCTTTCAGGACTATCAATAGCAATATCTCAAGTTTATATATCAAGAGCATTGGGCCCCGAACTTCCTGGAATACTTGGAAGCATAATCTCAATGATAATAACAACAATTTATGTAAAATTTTTTGAAAAAAAAGATACTGTTAATACAAATACCAAATTACATCCAAAGCAATGTTTTCTTGCATGTCTCCCCTATATTTTAATAGTAACTTTTATAATAACTGTTTCACCACTATTTTACAGCATAAATAAATATCTATCATCAAACTTTAAAACTATTATTGAAGTTTATCCAGGTTCTGCTCCTCTACATTTTAAATGGATAACCTCACCAGGTTTATTAATTATTCTTGCAACAGTAGTTTCTTATTCAATAAGAAGAGTCTCTATATTTGAACAATTAAAAACATTTATACTCACCTTAAAAAAAATGGCGTTATCTTCATTCGTAATTATTTGTACAGTATCAATATCAAGGCTTATGACACATAGTGGAATGATAAAAACCCTTGCAGATGGTATTTCAATTATAACAGGTACTTTTTATCCATTATTTAGTCCATTAATAGGAGCTCTTGGTACTTTCTTAACAGGAAGTGATACTGTTTCAAATGTTCTATTTGGCAATTTACAAACACAAATTGCAGAAAATATTAATACTAACCCTTATTGGCTTGCAGCTGCAAACACAACAGGAGCAACAGGAGGAAAAATGATTTCACCTCAAAACATAACAATAGCAACCACAACTGCAGGGCTTATTGGTCAAGAAGGAAAACTATTGTCAAAAATAATCACATATGCTTTTTTCTATATTGTAATATCGGGAATCTTAGTTTATTTTTTATAA